One Mycobacterium sp. 050128 genomic window carries:
- a CDS encoding acyl-CoA dehydrogenase family protein, whose product MSIGDLLYSDTEDALRDSVRHLFADRCPPEMVARAYGPAPQDFSDVWRRLAGELGVAGLLVPESLGGAGASAREAAVVMEEIGRAVAPVPFLSSAVLATVALLRAGDTETLSALAQGEQTAALVVPLSAAPGDPIAGVSAGADGLTGTVSSVAGAAEADVLVVPVAGSGGLELHTVRNSAAGVEVSPLLALDMTRPLANVHFSAASSIRVGPAGEAVTAALEAGAALLASEQLGLAQWCFETTLAYTKQRKQFGRAIGSYQAIKHRLADLWFEVGSATAAARYAADTCAREDPDASIAVAVAQAYCSGIAVHAAEECVQLHGGIGMTWEYPAHLYLKRAKSDQLAFGTAYRHRARLGALVDLPVS is encoded by the coding sequence ATGAGCATCGGCGATCTGCTGTACTCCGACACCGAGGACGCCCTGCGGGATAGCGTTCGTCACCTGTTCGCCGACCGGTGCCCACCCGAGATGGTGGCCCGGGCCTATGGTCCAGCGCCACAGGACTTTTCCGATGTGTGGCGGCGGCTGGCCGGTGAGCTGGGGGTAGCGGGCCTGCTAGTGCCGGAGTCGCTCGGCGGTGCGGGCGCCAGTGCCCGCGAGGCCGCGGTGGTGATGGAGGAGATCGGCCGCGCGGTCGCGCCGGTGCCGTTTCTGTCCAGCGCGGTGCTCGCCACGGTTGCGCTCTTGCGTGCCGGCGACACCGAAACGCTGTCCGCGCTGGCCCAGGGCGAGCAGACCGCCGCGCTGGTGGTCCCGCTGTCCGCGGCTCCCGGCGATCCGATCGCGGGGGTGAGCGCCGGCGCCGACGGATTGACCGGGACGGTCAGCAGCGTGGCCGGCGCCGCCGAGGCCGATGTGTTGGTGGTGCCGGTCGCGGGCAGCGGCGGCCTCGAGTTGCACACCGTCCGCAATAGCGCCGCCGGGGTCGAAGTGTCACCGCTGCTGGCCTTGGATATGACGAGACCCCTTGCAAATGTCCATTTTTCGGCGGCGTCGTCAATCCGCGTCGGGCCGGCGGGCGAGGCGGTAACCGCGGCGCTGGAAGCCGGTGCCGCGCTGTTGGCGTCCGAGCAACTCGGGTTGGCGCAGTGGTGTTTCGAGACCACCCTGGCTTATACCAAGCAGCGCAAGCAATTCGGCCGTGCGATCGGGTCATACCAGGCGATCAAACACCGGTTGGCGGATCTGTGGTTCGAGGTCGGGTCGGCGACGGCCGCGGCGCGCTACGCCGCGGATACCTGCGCCCGGGAAGATCCCGACGCGAGCATCGCCGTGGCCGTGGCGCAGGCCTACTGCAGCGGTATCGCGGTGCACGCGGCCGAGGAGTGCGTGCAGCTGCACGGTGGCATCGGCATGACGTGGGAGTATCCGGCCCACCTGTACCTCAAGCGGGCCAAGAGCGATCAGTTGGCCTTCGGCACCGCCTACCGTCATCGGGCCCGGCTGGGCGCCCTGGTCGACTTGCCGGTCTCGTAA
- a CDS encoding glycosyltransferase: MRVLLSTYDTRGGVEPLLAVAVQLQALGAQAVVCAPPDDEFSERAAAFGIALVGFGPSVRAMTTAAAQSSEADVRAHVLGLLAAQFDTVAAAAQGCDAIVATALVWTAAGARSVAEKLGIHYVYGSYHPTHLPSPYHPPPEYVGRGMGTSEIDHRMMWNHNAHNANMLFGPTLNSHRAAIGLAPVDDVRGYAYTNRPWLAADPTLGPWQPLADLHVVQTGAWVLPDERPLSAELEDFLDAGTPPVYLGFGSMPLWGSKDVVPMAIEAIRAQGRRVLLSHGWAELVPIDDRDDCMAVGEVNQQALFGRVAAVVHHGGAGTTTTAARAGVPQLVVPQGADQVYWACRVAELGIGTACDGPTPPPGSLPAALEMVLTDETRARANAVAAMTRADGAAVAAKLLLDAVSQGKP, from the coding sequence ATGCGTGTGCTGTTGTCGACGTACGACACTCGCGGTGGCGTCGAACCACTGCTGGCAGTCGCGGTGCAGCTGCAGGCACTCGGCGCACAGGCCGTGGTGTGCGCACCGCCCGACGACGAATTCAGTGAGCGGGCAGCCGCTTTCGGGATTGCGCTGGTGGGATTCGGTCCGTCGGTGCGCGCGATGACGACCGCGGCGGCGCAGTCTTCGGAGGCGGACGTGCGCGCGCATGTGCTGGGTCTGCTCGCCGCGCAGTTCGACACGGTCGCTGCCGCGGCGCAGGGGTGCGACGCGATAGTGGCGACCGCCCTGGTCTGGACCGCGGCCGGCGCACGCTCGGTAGCCGAGAAACTCGGCATCCACTACGTCTACGGCAGCTATCACCCGACCCACCTGCCGTCGCCTTATCACCCGCCGCCGGAGTATGTCGGCCGGGGAATGGGGACGAGCGAGATCGACCACCGGATGATGTGGAACCACAACGCCCACAACGCCAATATGTTGTTCGGTCCGACGCTCAACAGTCACCGCGCGGCGATCGGTCTGGCCCCGGTGGACGACGTGCGCGGCTACGCCTACACCAACCGGCCGTGGCTGGCGGCCGACCCGACACTGGGCCCGTGGCAGCCGCTCGCGGACCTGCACGTCGTGCAGACCGGCGCCTGGGTGCTGCCCGACGAACGCCCCCTGTCGGCCGAGCTGGAGGATTTCTTGGACGCCGGCACGCCGCCGGTGTATCTGGGCTTCGGCAGCATGCCGCTGTGGGGTTCCAAGGACGTCGTCCCGATGGCGATCGAGGCCATCCGAGCCCAGGGCAGGCGCGTGCTGCTGTCGCACGGCTGGGCCGAGCTGGTCCCCATCGACGACCGCGACGACTGCATGGCCGTCGGTGAGGTCAACCAGCAAGCGCTGTTCGGGCGGGTGGCCGCCGTCGTGCACCACGGCGGCGCGGGCACGACGACGACGGCAGCACGCGCCGGCGTGCCCCAGCTCGTCGTGCCGCAGGGGGCCGACCAGGTGTACTGGGCCTGCCGGGTGGCGGAGCTGGGCATCGGTACCGCGTGCGACGGCCCGACTCCGCCCCCGGGCTCGCTGCCGGCCGCGCTCGAGATGGTCCTGACCGACGAGACTCGCGCCCGGGCGAACGCGGTGGCGGCCATGACCCGCGCTGACGGCGCGGCGGTGGCCGCAAAGTTGTTGCTCGACGCGGTGAGTCAGGGAAAGCCTTAG
- a CDS encoding alpha/beta fold hydrolase yields MPNITDTITTADGTCTVHLFTPGGPDTQAPHPGVIMYPDAGGVRDTFQQMAAKLAGFGYTVLLPDVYYRNPGWAPFDMANVFGDEQERKRLFSMIGSLTPDKITSDGRAFFDYLADRPEVSGERFGVCGYCMGGRISLMVAGRIPDRVAAAASFHGGGLVSDTPDSPHLLAEKMTATVYVGGAENDASFTTDHAEQLDKALTAAGVRHTIEWYSAAHGFAVPDNAPYDEAAAERHWQAMTEVFASALPR; encoded by the coding sequence ATGCCGAACATCACCGACACCATCACCACCGCGGACGGGACCTGCACGGTCCATTTGTTCACCCCCGGAGGTCCGGACACCCAAGCCCCCCACCCCGGCGTGATCATGTATCCCGACGCCGGCGGCGTGCGCGACACCTTTCAGCAAATGGCGGCCAAACTGGCCGGATTCGGTTACACGGTGCTGCTGCCGGACGTGTACTACCGCAACCCCGGCTGGGCCCCGTTCGACATGGCCAACGTGTTCGGTGACGAACAGGAACGCAAGCGCCTGTTTTCGATGATCGGCAGCCTGACGCCGGACAAGATCACCAGCGACGGCCGCGCGTTCTTCGACTACCTGGCGGACCGCCCCGAGGTGTCCGGTGAACGCTTCGGCGTGTGCGGCTACTGCATGGGCGGGCGAATCTCGCTGATGGTGGCCGGCCGGATTCCCGACCGCGTCGCGGCGGCGGCGTCCTTCCACGGCGGCGGCCTGGTCTCAGACACCCCGGACAGCCCGCACCTGCTGGCCGAGAAGATGACCGCCACGGTCTACGTCGGCGGCGCCGAGAACGATGCGTCGTTCACCACCGACCACGCCGAACAGCTCGACAAGGCACTGACGGCGGCCGGCGTGCGGCACACCATCGAGTGGTACTCCGCGGCCCACGGCTTCGCGGTCCCGGACAACGCGCCCTATGACGAGGCCGCCGCCGAGCGGCACTGGCAGGCGATGACGGAGGTCTTCGCGTCGGCGCTGCCGCGCTAA
- a CDS encoding thymidylate synthase codes for MPIPTPYEDLLRLVLETGSVKPDRTGTGTRSLFGHQLRYDLSSGFPLLTTKKVHLKSVVYELLWFLRGDSNVGWLQQHGVTIWDEWASDTGDLGPIYGVQWRSWPTPSGEHIDQISAALELLRTDPNSRRNIVSAWNVGEIPQMALPPCHAFFQFYVADGRLSCQLYQRSADLFLGVPFNIASYALLTHMMAAQSGLGVGEFVWTGGDCHIYDNHVEQVRTQLSRDPRPYPELVLAQRDSIFDYTYDDVVVKNYDPHPAIKAPVAV; via the coding sequence GTGCCGATCCCCACGCCCTACGAGGACTTACTGCGGCTGGTCCTCGAGACGGGTTCGGTCAAACCGGACCGCACCGGCACCGGCACCCGCAGCCTGTTCGGCCATCAGTTGCGCTACGACCTGTCGTCCGGCTTCCCGCTGCTGACCACCAAGAAGGTGCACCTCAAATCGGTGGTCTACGAGTTGCTGTGGTTCCTGCGCGGCGACTCCAATGTCGGCTGGCTACAGCAGCACGGCGTCACGATCTGGGATGAATGGGCCAGCGACACAGGCGATCTCGGCCCCATCTACGGCGTGCAGTGGCGATCCTGGCCGACCCCGTCGGGTGAGCACATCGACCAGATCAGTGCCGCGCTGGAATTGCTGCGCACCGATCCGAACTCCCGGCGCAACATCGTCTCGGCCTGGAACGTCGGCGAAATCCCGCAGATGGCCCTGCCGCCGTGTCACGCGTTCTTCCAGTTCTACGTGGCCGACGGCAGGCTCAGTTGCCAGCTCTATCAGCGCAGCGCGGATCTGTTCCTGGGCGTGCCGTTCAACATCGCCAGCTATGCGCTGCTGACCCACATGATGGCGGCCCAGTCCGGCCTGGGTGTCGGCGAGTTCGTCTGGACCGGCGGCGACTGCCACATCTATGACAACCACGTCGAGCAGGTGCGCACGCAGCTCAGTCGCGATCCGCGGCCGTATCCGGAACTTGTTTTGGCCCAACGGGATTCGATCTTCGACTACACCTACGACGACGTCGTCGTGAAGAACTACGATCCGCACCCGGCGATCAAAGCTCCCGTCGCTGTATGA
- a CDS encoding dihydrofolate reductase has protein sequence MTHLGLVWAQSTSGVIGRNGDIPWNVPEDLARFKQVTVGHTVVMGRLTWDSLPARVRPLPGRRNIVLSRRSDFVADGAEVVDSLDKALTDPEAWVIGGAQVYQLALPHAARCEVTEIEIDLIREDEDALAPVLDETWAGQTGEWQVSRSGLRYRFHSYRRS, from the coding sequence ATGACGCACCTCGGTTTGGTGTGGGCTCAGTCCACATCCGGTGTCATCGGCCGCAATGGCGACATCCCCTGGAACGTGCCCGAAGACCTGGCCCGCTTCAAGCAGGTAACCGTGGGCCACACCGTCGTGATGGGCCGGCTGACCTGGGACTCGTTGCCGGCCAGGGTGCGGCCGCTGCCCGGCCGCCGCAATATCGTGCTGTCCCGCCGCAGCGACTTCGTCGCCGACGGAGCCGAAGTGGTCGACTCCCTGGACAAGGCCCTGACCGACCCCGAAGCCTGGGTGATCGGCGGTGCCCAGGTCTACCAGCTCGCGCTGCCCCACGCCGCGCGATGCGAGGTCACCGAGATCGAGATCGACCTGATCCGCGAGGACGAGGACGCGCTGGCGCCGGTGCTCGACGAGACGTGGGCCGGCCAGACGGGCGAATGGCAGGTCAGCCGCTCGGGCCTGCGGTATCGGTTTCACAGCTATCGTCGGTCCTGA
- a CDS encoding cell division protein DivIVA gives MITEPTTAFTRKWMGYDSAAVDAHIEMLTTKQNLLLNDVESLRARLKDAGEQAAALRKEVAALTDTSPAPHAMQQRMAKMLSRAVEEISEMQAEARAEAEALIAAAEAEIEAEQRKHREVLADLASQQKAMEAEYRETREKLEADLARMRDDAQKAREQLLADARERADRDREQARRAVNAACDQRIKVLEQLMGVYRDLGTVPAALEAAYHEQKNPPKADAAAPAEEKVSAG, from the coding sequence GTGATCACCGAACCCACAACGGCATTCACCCGCAAGTGGATGGGCTATGACTCGGCCGCGGTCGATGCGCACATCGAGATGTTGACCACCAAGCAGAATCTGCTGCTCAACGACGTCGAGAGCCTGCGGGCCCGGCTGAAGGACGCCGGCGAACAAGCGGCCGCGCTGCGCAAGGAGGTCGCGGCGCTCACCGACACCTCACCCGCGCCGCACGCGATGCAACAGCGGATGGCAAAGATGCTGAGCCGCGCCGTCGAGGAGATTTCCGAGATGCAGGCCGAGGCACGGGCCGAGGCGGAGGCGCTGATCGCCGCGGCCGAAGCGGAAATCGAGGCCGAGCAACGAAAACACCGCGAGGTGTTGGCGGATTTGGCATCGCAGCAAAAGGCCATGGAAGCCGAGTACCGCGAAACCAGGGAAAAGCTCGAGGCCGACCTGGCCAGGATGCGCGACGACGCCCAGAAGGCGCGTGAGCAGCTGCTTGCCGACGCCAGGGAGCGAGCCGACCGGGATCGCGAGCAGGCCCGGCGCGCCGTGAACGCCGCGTGCGACCAGCGGATCAAGGTGCTGGAACAACTGATGGGCGTCTACCGCGACCTGGGAACGGTTCCGGCCGCACTCGAGGCGGCGTACCACGAACAGAAGAATCCGCCGAAGGCCGACGCCGCGGCACCGGCGGAGGAGAAGGTCAGCGCGGGGTGA
- a CDS encoding winged helix-turn-helix domain-containing protein — MSTSRLTAAQARRIAVAAQGFTEPRPRGGITRAHLRRLISRIQVLQLDSVSVAVRAHYAPVFSRLGPYDRDVLDRAAWGPRSSRLLAEYWAHEAALMAVDDWPLLRWRMRQYRHGRWGTHIVKANPKLADKIVDAVGELGPSTAGQIEAHLEAETSGPRGSWWGSRSDTKWVAEALFAAGVLTTATRVGFARHYDLVERVLPASVLAREVDDAEAIRELSLRAATALGVATEADIRDYFRLSARQVKPAIAELVAAGEIERVQVDGWSAPAYLHAGRTVPRLDRGTALLCPFDPLIFFRPRVQRLFNFHYRIEIYTPAANRQYGYYVWPLLVDGQLVARVDLKADRAADTLRVVGAFGEPSEADRVPRSRVAAALAGELESMASWLGLGGVTVSGRGDLATELRTAAKRVGR, encoded by the coding sequence GTGTCGACCAGCAGGCTGACCGCCGCGCAGGCCCGGCGGATAGCCGTTGCGGCCCAAGGGTTTACCGAGCCGCGACCCCGCGGCGGGATCACCCGCGCCCACCTGCGCCGGTTGATTTCGAGAATTCAAGTGCTGCAACTGGATTCAGTCTCCGTGGCGGTGCGGGCGCACTACGCTCCGGTGTTCAGCCGGCTCGGTCCCTATGACCGCGACGTGCTGGACCGCGCCGCGTGGGGCCCACGCTCGTCGCGGCTGCTGGCCGAGTACTGGGCGCACGAGGCCGCGCTGATGGCCGTCGACGACTGGCCGCTGCTGCGCTGGCGGATGCGCCAGTACCGGCACGGCCGGTGGGGCACCCACATCGTCAAGGCCAACCCGAAGCTCGCCGACAAGATCGTCGACGCGGTCGGTGAACTCGGGCCCAGCACCGCCGGACAAATCGAGGCCCATCTCGAGGCCGAAACATCCGGGCCCCGGGGAAGCTGGTGGGGCAGCCGCAGCGACACCAAATGGGTGGCCGAGGCGCTGTTCGCCGCCGGGGTGCTCACCACGGCCACCCGGGTCGGGTTCGCCCGCCACTACGACCTGGTGGAACGGGTGCTACCGGCCAGCGTGCTGGCCCGCGAGGTCGACGACGCCGAAGCCATCCGCGAGCTCAGCCTGCGCGCGGCGACCGCACTGGGCGTGGCCACCGAGGCCGATATCCGCGACTACTTCCGGTTGTCCGCGCGGCAGGTCAAACCGGCGATCGCCGAGCTGGTCGCGGCCGGCGAGATCGAGCGGGTACAAGTCGACGGGTGGTCCGCGCCCGCGTATCTGCACGCCGGACGCACCGTGCCCCGGCTGGATCGAGGCACCGCGCTGCTGTGTCCGTTCGACCCGTTGATCTTTTTCCGGCCTCGGGTGCAGCGGCTGTTCAATTTCCACTACCGCATCGAGATCTACACCCCCGCGGCCAACCGGCAGTACGGCTATTACGTGTGGCCGCTGCTGGTGGACGGCCAGCTGGTGGCGCGGGTCGATCTCAAGGCCGACCGTGCGGCCGACACGCTGCGGGTGGTGGGCGCGTTCGGCGAGCCCTCCGAAGCCGATCGAGTGCCGCGCTCACGGGTGGCCGCCGCGCTGGCCGGCGAGCTGGAGTCGATGGCGTCATGGCTTGGCCTGGGCGGGGTTACCGTCTCCGGCCGCGGCGACTTGGCCACGGAATTGCGCACTGCCGCCAAGCGGGTCGGCCGATGA
- a CDS encoding class I SAM-dependent DNA methyltransferase — protein sequence MTPSKELKATLWKAADKLRGSLSAGQYKDVVLGLVFLKYISESHWNTLVHNAKSPGVGRLVDDAMGAVMGANPALAGLLPRIYEDLDQRRLGELVELLENVRFGGPGPRDLMGEVYEYFLGNFARAEGRRGGEFFTPPSVVRLIVEVLEPARGRVYDPCCGSGGMFVQTENFIAARDGDPNDIRIYGQEGVEQTWRMAKLNLAIHGIDNAGVAHGDTFVDDLHSGVCMDYVMANPPFNIKDWARDEHDPRWRFGAPAAGNANFAWIQHILAKLAPGGRAGVVMANGSMSSNAIGEGDIRARIVDADLVSCMIALPAQLFRSTGIPVCLWLFAMDKGDRSGQVLFIDARGLGYLVDRAQRALTDEEVIRISDTYHAWCGSLSAKSIVYEDIPGFCKSASLDDIAAAGYLLTPGRYVGTPAAAQDAEPADEKIARLTADLLTALDESARMEAVVREQVHRLC from the coding sequence ATGACGCCGTCCAAGGAGCTCAAAGCAACGCTGTGGAAAGCGGCCGACAAGTTGCGCGGATCCCTGTCGGCAGGTCAGTACAAGGACGTCGTGCTCGGGCTGGTGTTCCTCAAGTACATCTCCGAGTCGCACTGGAATACCTTGGTGCACAACGCAAAATCCCCTGGCGTCGGCCGGCTCGTCGACGACGCGATGGGCGCGGTGATGGGGGCAAACCCGGCCCTGGCCGGACTGCTGCCGCGGATCTACGAAGACCTCGACCAGCGCCGGCTCGGTGAACTGGTCGAGTTGTTGGAGAACGTGCGATTCGGTGGGCCGGGCCCCCGGGACCTGATGGGGGAGGTCTACGAGTACTTCCTCGGCAATTTCGCGCGCGCAGAAGGGAGACGGGGCGGTGAGTTCTTCACCCCGCCCAGCGTGGTGCGGCTGATCGTGGAGGTGCTGGAACCGGCGCGCGGGCGGGTGTACGACCCGTGCTGCGGCTCCGGCGGCATGTTCGTGCAGACCGAGAATTTCATCGCCGCCCGCGACGGCGACCCCAACGACATCCGCATCTATGGTCAGGAGGGCGTCGAGCAGACCTGGCGGATGGCGAAGCTGAACCTCGCTATTCACGGCATCGACAACGCGGGCGTGGCCCACGGTGACACGTTCGTCGACGACCTGCACTCGGGCGTGTGCATGGACTACGTGATGGCCAATCCGCCTTTCAACATCAAGGATTGGGCCCGCGACGAGCACGATCCACGCTGGCGCTTCGGTGCTCCCGCGGCCGGCAACGCCAACTTCGCCTGGATTCAGCACATCCTGGCCAAGCTGGCACCGGGCGGTCGGGCCGGGGTGGTGATGGCCAACGGCTCGATGTCGTCGAATGCGATCGGGGAGGGCGACATTCGCGCCCGGATCGTCGACGCGGACCTGGTTTCCTGCATGATCGCACTGCCCGCCCAGCTGTTTCGCAGCACCGGAATACCGGTGTGCCTGTGGTTATTTGCGATGGATAAAGGCGATCGCTCGGGGCAGGTGCTGTTCATCGACGCCCGCGGGCTGGGCTATCTCGTCGATCGGGCGCAACGCGCGCTGACCGACGAGGAGGTCATCCGGATCAGCGACACCTACCACGCCTGGTGCGGGTCACTGTCGGCGAAAAGTATTGTCTATGAGGACATTCCGGGGTTCTGTAAGTCCGCATCGTTGGATGACATCGCCGCCGCCGGTTACCTGCTCACACCGGGGCGCTACGTCGGTACTCCGGCAGCCGCCCAGGACGCGGAGCCGGCCGACGAGAAGATCGCACGGCTGACCGCCGACCTGCTGACGGCGCTGGATGAATCCGCGCGAATGGAAGCGGTGGTGCGAGAGCAGGTGCATCGGTTGTGCTGA
- a CDS encoding restriction endonuclease subunit S, which produces MTATLGEYLDFRTGSGAPARVPDGRFPVYGANGAIGYAAQSNASGPLIVLGRVGSYCGSLRYCDSDVWVTDNALVCRAKDPAETRYWYYALQTCRLGDHRAGSGQPLLNQAILRDVSVRTVPGRQRQRIAALLGAFDDKVAANQRVIEAAERLMLGLVEPIRDHVPLSSLARLSTAVRKPRQFDGVVAHFSLPAFDDGATARLVERATVKSGKFELSQPCVLFAKLNPRIPRIWNVAQLPCEMAVASTEFAVLTPKGVDTSALWAAVGQPDVSQRLQQQAAGTSTSRQRIQPRDLLDVEVRDTRRLTADAAQTITAAGALCHARRNESLRLAGFRDALLPLLMSGKAQLR; this is translated from the coding sequence CTGACGGCAACGCTGGGAGAGTACCTCGACTTCCGCACCGGAAGTGGTGCGCCGGCCCGGGTGCCCGATGGGCGGTTTCCCGTCTATGGTGCCAACGGCGCGATCGGGTATGCGGCACAGTCCAATGCGAGTGGCCCGCTGATCGTGCTCGGTCGCGTCGGATCGTATTGCGGCAGCCTGCGTTACTGCGATTCCGATGTGTGGGTCACCGACAACGCGCTGGTGTGCCGGGCCAAAGATCCTGCCGAGACCCGCTATTGGTATTACGCACTGCAAACCTGCCGGCTGGGCGATCACCGGGCCGGCTCGGGCCAACCGCTGCTCAATCAGGCGATTCTGCGCGACGTTTCGGTGCGGACCGTCCCGGGACGCCAGCGGCAACGGATTGCCGCACTACTCGGCGCGTTCGACGACAAGGTGGCGGCCAACCAACGCGTGATCGAGGCCGCCGAGCGGCTGATGCTGGGCCTCGTCGAGCCGATCCGCGACCACGTACCGCTGTCGAGCCTGGCGCGACTCTCCACGGCCGTTCGCAAACCGCGGCAATTCGACGGCGTCGTCGCGCATTTCAGTCTTCCGGCGTTCGACGACGGCGCCACCGCGCGGCTCGTCGAGCGGGCGACCGTGAAAAGCGGCAAGTTCGAGCTGTCGCAACCGTGCGTGCTGTTCGCCAAGCTCAACCCGCGGATTCCGCGTATCTGGAATGTCGCGCAACTGCCCTGCGAAATGGCTGTGGCGAGTACGGAATTCGCCGTACTCACACCCAAGGGCGTCGATACCTCGGCGCTGTGGGCCGCGGTAGGGCAACCCGACGTCTCGCAGCGACTGCAGCAGCAGGCCGCCGGAACCTCGACCAGCCGCCAGCGCATCCAGCCGCGAGACCTGTTGGATGTCGAGGTGCGCGACACCCGGCGTCTGACCGCCGATGCGGCACAGACGATCACCGCTGCGGGTGCGCTGTGTCATGCCCGGCGCAATGAATCCCTGCGGCTGGCCGGTTTCCGCGACGCCCTGCTGCCGTTGCTGATGTCGGGCAAGGCCCAGCTAAGGTAG
- the thyX gene encoding FAD-dependent thymidylate synthase, with amino-acid sequence MAETAPLRVQLIAKTEFLAPPDVPWTTDAEGGPALVEFAGRACYQSWSKPNPKTATNAGYIKHIIDVGHFSVLEHANVSFYITGISRSCTHELIRHRHFSYSQLSQRYVPEVQSQIVVPPGMADDPELREILAAAADASRATYTELLAKLEAKFATGQPIEKMGALRRKQARQAARAVLPNATETRIVVTGNYRAWRHFVAMRASEHADVEIRRLAIECLRQLVDVAPAVFADFEISTLADGTEVATSPLATEA; translated from the coding sequence GTGGCCGAGACCGCGCCGCTGCGCGTGCAACTGATCGCCAAGACCGAGTTCTTGGCGCCCCCGGACGTGCCGTGGACCACCGACGCCGAGGGCGGGCCGGCGCTGGTCGAGTTCGCCGGGCGCGCCTGCTACCAGAGCTGGTCGAAACCCAACCCCAAGACCGCCACCAACGCCGGTTACATCAAACACATCATCGACGTCGGTCACTTTTCGGTGCTCGAGCACGCGAATGTGTCGTTCTACATCACCGGGATCTCGCGGTCGTGCACGCACGAACTGATCCGGCACCGCCATTTCTCCTACTCGCAGCTTTCGCAGCGCTACGTGCCTGAGGTCCAGTCGCAGATCGTCGTGCCGCCGGGCATGGCGGACGACCCCGAATTGCGGGAGATCCTGGCGGCGGCCGCCGACGCCAGCCGCGCCACCTACACCGAACTGCTGGCCAAGCTCGAGGCCAAGTTCGCAACGGGCCAGCCCATCGAGAAAATGGGAGCACTGCGTCGCAAGCAGGCGCGCCAGGCGGCCCGCGCGGTGCTACCGAACGCCACCGAAACCCGCATCGTCGTGACTGGGAACTACCGGGCCTGGCGCCACTTCGTCGCGATGCGCGCCAGCGAGCACGCCGACGTGGAGATCCGGCGGCTGGCCATCGAATGCCTGCGTCAGCTCGTCGACGTCGCGCCGGCGGTGTTCGCCGATTTCGAGATCTCTACCCTGGCCGATGGCACCGAGGTCGCGACCAGTCCGCTGGCCACCGAAGCCTGA
- the dapA gene encoding 4-hydroxy-tetrahydrodipicolinate synthase — protein MSSVGFDAPARLGTLLTAMVTPFGADGSLDTAAAARVANHLVDAGCDGLVVSGTTGESPTTTDDEKLELLRAVLEAVGDRARVIAGAGTYDTAHSIKLAKASAAEGAHGLLVVTPYYSRPPQRGLIAHFTAVADATDLPVLLYDIPPRSVIPIESDTIRVLASHPNIVGIKDAKADLHSGGQIIAETGLAYYSGDDALNLPWLAMGATGFISVISHLAPSQLRELLSAFGSGDIATARKINVEVAPLCNAMGRLGGVTLSKAGLRLQGIDVGDPRLPQVPATPEQIDALAADMRAASVLR, from the coding sequence GTGAGTTCTGTCGGATTCGACGCCCCCGCGCGTCTGGGAACCTTGCTGACCGCAATGGTGACGCCGTTTGGCGCCGACGGTTCGCTTGACACCGCCGCCGCGGCGCGCGTGGCAAACCACCTGGTGGACGCCGGTTGCGACGGCCTGGTCGTCTCGGGAACCACTGGTGAATCGCCCACCACCACCGACGACGAGAAGCTCGAGCTGCTGCGCGCGGTCCTGGAAGCCGTGGGCGACCGCGCGCGTGTCATCGCCGGAGCGGGCACCTACGACACCGCGCACAGCATCAAGCTGGCCAAGGCCAGCGCGGCCGAGGGCGCACACGGGCTGCTGGTGGTCACGCCGTACTACTCGCGGCCGCCGCAGCGCGGGCTGATCGCGCACTTCACCGCCGTCGCCGACGCCACGGACCTGCCGGTGCTGCTGTATGACATCCCGCCGCGGTCGGTGATCCCCATCGAGTCCGACACGATCCGCGTCCTGGCGTCGCACCCGAACATCGTCGGGATCAAGGACGCCAAGGCCGATCTGCACAGCGGCGGCCAGATCATCGCCGAAACCGGTTTGGCCTACTACTCCGGAGACGACGCGCTCAACCTGCCCTGGCTGGCGATGGGTGCGACGGGCTTCATCAGCGTGATTTCTCACCTCGCCCCGAGCCAGCTTCGGGAGTTGTTGTCCGCCTTCGGTTCCGGGGACATCGCGACCGCCCGCAAGATCAACGTCGAGGTCGCGCCGCTGTGCAACGCGATGGGCCGCCTGGGCGGAGTGACGCTGTCCAAGGCGGGTCTGCGCCTGCAGGGCATTGACGTCGGCGATCCCCGGCTGCCGCAGGTGCCGGCGACGCCGGAGCAGATCGACGCGCTGGCCGCCGACATGCGCGCGGCCTCGGTACTGCGGTGA